The window GGCTTGATCAGGAATCGCTCGGAAAGGGAGTCGATGTCCGCGTGGAGCTGGTCCACCTCGGCCTGGAGACGGCGTACGTCCGGATGCTCGGGCGTATAGGTCTTCAGGAGCATGGCCAGTTCGTTTTCCTTTTGTTCCAGCTCGGTGGAATATTCTTCCATGTCCTGCCGGTATTTGACCTGTTCTTCCAGGGCGTCCACTTGTTTTTGCAGGGTGATCACGTCGGGGTGGTCCGCGGACTTGGTGGCTTTGAGCGCCACCAGGTCACGCCGCATGCGGTCCAGTTCTTCTTCCGGGGTGATCAGACGCTGGCCCCCCGTGGTGCGGACCTGGATATACTGGGGCTTGGCCGCCAGCTCCCCGGTCCAGTATTGCTGCTTGGTGAGGTTTTTTTCCAGGTCGTCTTCCTTGAAGCGCAGGTTGCCCTCCACCCTGTCCAGCAGGCGGATGTTCACGGGCATCAGCTCGGGAAGGTAGAATTTGTTTTCTTCCTTGAATTCACCGATGCGGCGTTCCACGTCGGAAATTTGGGCGTCCAGGTTTTCCAGGCGGCCCTCCAGGTACTCAAAGGCCGAGCGGGTCTGGTGCTCGCGGCTTTTGATGTTGGCTTCCAGGTACAGGGACACAAGCCGGTTGGTAACCTGGAGCACTTTGTCCGGGTTTTTCCCGTCAAAGGAGAGCGTGAAGGCGTAGGTGGCGGTACCCGAACGGGCGCGTTCGGCGTCGTGCACCTCGGTGGTGACCATTTCCACCTGGATGTTGTCGCGCATCTTGGCGATGATTTCGCTCATGGACTGCCGTCCGCGCTCCGCGGAGTAGAGGTCGAACTGCTCGATGATGTCCACCAGGCGGGAGCGGCTGAGCATGGTCCGGTTCAGGGCTTCGAGCCGTTCCTCGATGAGTCCGGTGACCGTGGTCTGCACCAGGTCTTCGGGGATGTCCTGCGTTTCAATGAGGATCAGCCCTTGCGAGCGGTAGATGGACGGCAGAAAAAGCGCGAGCATGGCACAGATGACCATGGCCCCCACCGCCGGTACAAGGCATTGCCATTTTCTGCGCTTGAACACGCGCAGGTAAAATTGCAGATCGTTTTGAAATTCCATACTCCCACCCCGCGCCGGAATGCGGTTCCGGCTTTGTTCTGGGAACCATTATTTTGGTATAATGATTCCGATCGTTTCCTGGCACCAGCCTCAGGTTTCCTTGCTTCTGGCATGGAGAATCCGGGCTTCTGTCAAAATTCTGGCAACGCGATCGGCGGCACCTTGGGGTTGCAGTCAAATGTGGCCTTTACGGATTTTCCCTGAAAGTTAAGTGGCTTGTTTCAGGAAGCACCTCAGTTCTTGTGTGATTTCAACACGAACCAATGGCCAGCCTTTCACCCCGTGATGCCTTAGCAAAAGGCGTTCCATAAAAACAGGAAACAGGAAAAAGGTGAGCTTACGTACTGTGGGGAGAGGGTGTTCCTGTGTCTGGGCAAAAAATGCAGTCCGTATTTTACCCATAATCATCTAATATACATATCCGTCTATCGTGTAAAGCGGTTTTAGAGATTCTGTAGATATCTTGTGTTGGAAAAGTAGGCACGTAAATTGCTTCCCTCCATCCGGCGGCAAGGCTTGCGCCCGGACGATGCGTCGTTCCGACGGCGGCCCCATGCCCAAAAGTGCAAGGACCAGGAGGAAGTATGAAACGCATCGTGTTGCTTTTGCTGTGTGTCGTAAGTCTTGGCGGGGCCGTCATGGGACCGTCCGCCCAGGCCGGGGATTCCGAGGATCTGCGGCGGATGTTCGAGACCGTGGCCCCTGGCGGCTACCATGTCGGCGCCGAGGATGTGTTGGAAGTGTTTGTCTGGGGGGATGAATCGTTGACCCGTCAGGTCATGGTTCGGCCCGACGGATATGTCTCCCTGCCGCTCGTGGGCGAGGTGCTCTGCCAGGGGCGGACCGTGGAGGACATCCGTAGCGAGGTGGACCGCCGTTACGCCAAATTCCTTTCGGATACTCCCGTGAGCGTGATGATCGTGGAGATCAACAGTCCCAAGGTCTACGTCATCGGCAAGGTGAATCGGCCCGGGGTCTATCTCATGCCGCATCCCATGACCGTGACCCAGGCGCTGGCCTTGGCGGGTGGGTTCAACCCCTTTGCCGACGACGCCAACATACTGCTGGTGCGTGGCATCGGTCCCGAGCAAAAGGTCTACGA of the Paucidesulfovibrio gracilis DSM 16080 genome contains:
- a CDS encoding polysaccharide biosynthesis/export family protein, whose translation is MKRIVLLLLCVVSLGGAVMGPSAQAGDSEDLRRMFETVAPGGYHVGAEDVLEVFVWGDESLTRQVMVRPDGYVSLPLVGEVLCQGRTVEDIRSEVDRRYAKFLSDTPVSVMIVEINSPKVYVIGKVNRPGVYLMPHPMTVTQALALAGGFNPFADDANILLVRGIGPEQKVYEYDYTDVSLGSDMYQNVLLRPNDTIVVP
- a CDS encoding GumC family protein, which translates into the protein MEFQNDLQFYLRVFKRRKWQCLVPAVGAMVICAMLALFLPSIYRSQGLILIETQDIPEDLVQTTVTGLIEERLEALNRTMLSRSRLVDIIEQFDLYSAERGRQSMSEIIAKMRDNIQVEMVTTEVHDAERARSGTATYAFTLSFDGKNPDKVLQVTNRLVSLYLEANIKSREHQTRSAFEYLEGRLENLDAQISDVERRIGEFKEENKFYLPELMPVNIRLLDRVEGNLRFKEDDLEKNLTKQQYWTGELAAKPQYIQVRTTGGQRLITPEEELDRMRRDLVALKATKSADHPDVITLQKQVDALEEQVKYRQDMEEYSTELEQKENELAMLLKTYTPEHPDVRRLQAEVDQLHADIDSLSERFLIKPKHKEMELNPQWVQAKNELESTKINVARLRRDVEGLLEQREEIQHRIDTAPQVEVQYNILVSELDTLTTERDELLKRMLAAKESKGLEESGLGEQFTLVDPPVLPDKPHSPNRPLLFALGFVLSLTLGAGIGFTGHLLDRTVHDADELSAITGMPVLAVIPVLGEGPALTRMQTFRKRLLPVIILAAAAGLLLFHFLVEPLHLLVMRLVQNLF